Within Flagellimonas maritima, the genomic segment GCGCAAATCACTGAAATACTTTGACCTGATGCCTTTTATTTGCAATCTTTCCAGCTTCACCATAATATCCCTTAATCCGTAAGAAGATTTTTTAAATTGAATGGTCAGTTGTTTCTGCTCTTCTATTTTAAGCATAAATTCTGGCGTAGGTTCAAGCTTTGTATTGGCAGAAAACATCTCTTCCATAACATCAAAACCGTTGTATTTTTCTTTATAATTGGAAATAATCGTCTCCAGTATAAAATATAACAGGTAATCCGCTCTTTTCTTACGGATGATACCTTTATTGTTAGCAATTCTATCACGAATCCAATCAAAATGGTCCCCAACCTTTTCTTGAATGCACCACACAAAATCTTCCGCCACTACAAAAAACATTTGCTCTGTCTCTATGGTGTTGTTTTCGGTTTTTATGATCTTGGCCGTGATAAACAATTGATTCTCCAATTCAATCACCTTGCTACCATGACTTTTCCCAATAAGTAATCTTAAGAGAAAATCGTCCATGTTATTTGCTAAAACCATTTCCCTAAAATCTTCCATAAAATCAAAACCGTAGGTATTTACCCATGTTACGGTCTTATCGTTCTTGGAGAGTATCATATCTTTCTCAATGGAAAACTGTCTGCTGTAGTAGTCCATAGCAGAATAATTGATTACAGTTGTATTATTTTCAAAATCTTTCGTCATTTGCAGAAAAATAAAAACGATTGCTTTTAGTTTAGAGGAATAAGTTAAATCAAATAATTAATATTACGCTATGGTGGATATGATGACAGTTAAAACTGAAATACTTATTACAATAATTTCATTGGTGGTTATTTTTGGTTTGAACTCACTTAACAAAAGGGCCATACGTAGATTTGGCAGGACAAGTTCCATAGATATGAACAACAGAAAGATTATTTTCTATCTGAGCAACTTGTTCTTTTACGGTCTGGCAGTGGTGATAATTACCCTAATTTGGGGTGTGAACATTCAGGAGTTTTCGGTTTTTATATCATCTATATTGGCAATTTTAGGTATTGGCTTTGTCGCGCAATGGTCTATTTTGTCCAATTTAACGGCTAGTGTCATCCTTTTTTTTAGTCACCCTTTGCGCTTGGGCGATAAAGTTAGGGTAATGGATAAAGATTTTGACTGGACAGGGAAAGTAGAAGATATAAGTGGCTTTTATCTTTTTATGCGCACTGATGATGGCAGGAGAATTTCCATACCCACAAACCTGGTAATGCAGAAAGGCATTGAAATCATTCAACAAAATGAGGAAATAGTTTTGGATAATGATAAAATTGAGTCTTAGGTAGGAGGTCCACAGCATTTACCTTAAATTACGATTTTTCTTACTTATAGTTCTTACCGTTTCATCAAAGTCCTATATTTTGTGTTAATTTGACAGGTAAACAAAAATTAATGAATCCCTCATCTTCTGGCTGGATCAATAAGTTTGGACATCTAGTAAATAAAGAAAATCTACATTTTAAGGATTTTGAGAGCCTCTATACACAGCTTAAAGCCAATGGCTTTATCTATGGTGTCCA encodes:
- a CDS encoding CorA family divalent cation transporter; protein product: MTKDFENNTTVINYSAMDYYSRQFSIEKDMILSKNDKTVTWVNTYGFDFMEDFREMVLANNMDDFLLRLLIGKSHGSKVIELENQLFITAKIIKTENNTIETEQMFFVVAEDFVWCIQEKVGDHFDWIRDRIANNKGIIRKKRADYLLYFILETIISNYKEKYNGFDVMEEMFSANTKLEPTPEFMLKIEEQKQLTIQFKKSSYGLRDIMVKLERLQIKGIRSKYFSDLREQINGLLNDIDSDINELDSKVNLLFNIQGHRLNQVMKTLTIFSVIFIPLTFMAGIYGMNFENIPELRFKYGYFILLGVMLLVTLISILIFKYKKWF
- a CDS encoding mechanosensitive ion channel family protein; protein product: MMTVKTEILITIISLVVIFGLNSLNKRAIRRFGRTSSIDMNNRKIIFYLSNLFFYGLAVVIITLIWGVNIQEFSVFISSILAILGIGFVAQWSILSNLTASVILFFSHPLRLGDKVRVMDKDFDWTGKVEDISGFYLFMRTDDGRRISIPTNLVMQKGIEIIQQNEEIVLDNDKIES